A portion of the Malania oleifera isolate guangnan ecotype guangnan chromosome 3, ASM2987363v1, whole genome shotgun sequence genome contains these proteins:
- the LOC131151681 gene encoding uncharacterized protein LOC131151681 isoform X1, with the protein MASGELDVHHDDSGVQITCFTEVFDEITLHFQIIRLQKQIYAWIGCNSTKFGHLYAAAPTRPNNMVSVTSILGGASDNTGSGIARRLVLKTGLNIILACNIPKNSPMLEVILSFVLYIYIWWWWGKCWGSKYKFYVCLRLVMFITWYIFL; encoded by the exons ATGGCATCGGGAGAGTTGGATGTTCACCATGATGACAGTGGTGTGCAGATCACATGTTTCACCGAAGTCTTTGATGAGATTACCCTCCACTTTCAGATCATACGGCTTCAAAAACAG ATATATGCTTGGATTGGTTGCAACTCCACCAAATTTGGACATTTATATGCAGCTGCACCTACTCGGCCA AACAACATGGTGAGTGTTACTTCCATACTCGGGGGAGCTTCTGATAATACGGGGTCTGGCATTGCGAGGCGATTAG TGCTGAAGACTGGTCTTAACATAATTCTGGCTTGCAATATCCCAAAGAACAGCCCCATGCTTGAGGTGATCCTTTCTTttgttctttatatatatatatggtggtGGTGGGGAAAGTGTTGGGGGTCCAAATACAAATTCTATGTTTGTTTACGGTTGGTGATGTTTATAACTTGGTACATATTTCTTTGA
- the LOC131151681 gene encoding uncharacterized protein LOC131151681 isoform X2, with product MASGELDVHHDDSGVQITCFTEVFDEITLHFQIIRLQKQIYAWIGCNSTKFGHLYAAAPTRPNNMVSVTSILGGASDNTGSGIARRLVLKTGLNIILACNIPKNSPMLEANAEKKLVQKLVSLGYTKERSEGTL from the exons ATGGCATCGGGAGAGTTGGATGTTCACCATGATGACAGTGGTGTGCAGATCACATGTTTCACCGAAGTCTTTGATGAGATTACCCTCCACTTTCAGATCATACGGCTTCAAAAACAG ATATATGCTTGGATTGGTTGCAACTCCACCAAATTTGGACATTTATATGCAGCTGCACCTACTCGGCCA AACAACATGGTGAGTGTTACTTCCATACTCGGGGGAGCTTCTGATAATACGGGGTCTGGCATTGCGAGGCGATTAG TGCTGAAGACTGGTCTTAACATAATTCTGGCTTGCAATATCCCAAAGAACAGCCCCATGCTTGAG GCAAATGCTGAGAAAAAGCTGGTGCAGAAGCTAGTTAGTTTGGGCTACACCAAGGAGAGGTCTGAGGGGACATTATAG